The proteins below are encoded in one region of Rhizobacter sp.:
- a CDS encoding ABC transporter permease: MAAYVIRRLLQMIPTLLGVLLLVFLLFKWVGGDPAEILGGLNASQAQIDAIRDQLGLNQPWYVQLWIYLKGVVTFDWGKSWATNEAVSSIFATRLPATLTVMLPILVLDVLLAIPIAMWVAYRRGSLADRTAMVITTVALSISFLVYIIIGQYVFGFQLGWFPVQGWSDSILTNLTTYVPLPALLAVVVSLAPQMRLYRSFFLDELGHDYVRTARAKGMTEKTVLFHHVLRNAMIPILTNVALMLPGVFVGSFLIEVFFSIPGLGREIILAVNRSDYPVIQSVAIYLGMLTMLINLLADILYKLVDPRVVLK; this comes from the coding sequence ATGGCCGCCTACGTCATCCGCCGATTGCTGCAGATGATCCCCACGCTGCTCGGGGTCTTGCTGCTGGTCTTCCTGCTCTTCAAGTGGGTCGGTGGCGACCCGGCCGAAATCCTCGGCGGGCTCAACGCGAGCCAGGCGCAGATCGACGCCATCCGCGACCAGCTCGGTCTCAACCAGCCCTGGTACGTGCAGCTCTGGATCTACCTCAAGGGCGTGGTCACCTTCGACTGGGGCAAGAGCTGGGCCACCAACGAAGCGGTGAGCAGCATCTTCGCCACCCGCCTGCCGGCCACGCTCACCGTGATGCTGCCCATCCTGGTGCTCGACGTGCTGCTGGCCATCCCCATCGCGATGTGGGTGGCCTACCGCCGCGGCTCGCTGGCCGACCGCACGGCGATGGTGATCACGACGGTGGCGCTGTCGATCTCGTTCCTGGTTTACATCATCATCGGCCAGTACGTGTTCGGCTTCCAGCTGGGCTGGTTCCCAGTGCAGGGCTGGAGCGACAGCATCCTCACCAACCTCACGACCTACGTGCCGCTGCCGGCGCTGCTGGCGGTGGTGGTGAGCCTTGCGCCGCAGATGCGGCTGTACCGCAGCTTCTTCCTCGACGAACTCGGCCACGACTACGTGCGCACCGCACGCGCCAAGGGCATGACGGAGAAAACGGTGCTGTTCCACCACGTGCTGCGCAACGCGATGATCCCGATCCTCACCAACGTGGCGCTGATGCTGCCGGGTGTGTTCGTCGGCTCGTTCCTGATCGAGGTGTTCTTCTCCATCCCCGGGCTCGGGCGCGAGATCATCCTCGCGGTGAACCGCAGCGACTACCCGGTGATCCAGTCGGTGGCCATCTACCTCGGCATGCTCACGATGCTGATCAACCTCTTGGCCGACATCCTCTACAAGCTGGTCGACCCCCGGGTGGTGCTGAAATGA
- a CDS encoding ABC transporter permease, whose translation MSAVLSTAQAVPVVKSDGVWVAAWKRLRADRVGLASMAVVLAFIVLIVLTGTGLVAKDWQSEVGVANAPPTFMGPAPKVESSALPAPKGPVLDISSVDPLAPRYAEWAARAAQLKSNETPKAETLPFGADRLGRDVLAKAAKGTQTSVVVGLVGAVIAALIGTVLGALAGFFGRRVGDFLEWLYSVFTAMPDILLLLVMAVVFGRGIGSVAIILALVGWTGVYRQVRAEFLKHSARDYVRAAEAIGASAGSRMFRHILPNVSHVVLVRMSLLVVGFIKFEVILSYLGLGVGVDEVSWGTMLQEAQSELILGQWWQLVAATAFMAVFVTAFSLFTDALRDALDPKLRGLE comes from the coding sequence ATGAGCGCGGTGTTGTCGACGGCGCAGGCCGTGCCGGTGGTGAAGTCCGACGGGGTGTGGGTCGCCGCGTGGAAGCGCCTGCGCGCCGACCGCGTGGGCCTCGCGTCGATGGCCGTGGTGCTCGCGTTCATCGTGCTGATCGTGCTCACCGGCACCGGGCTCGTCGCCAAGGATTGGCAGAGCGAAGTGGGCGTGGCCAACGCACCGCCCACCTTCATGGGGCCAGCGCCGAAGGTCGAATCGTCGGCGCTGCCGGCGCCCAAGGGGCCGGTGCTCGACATCTCGTCGGTCGACCCGCTGGCCCCGCGCTATGCCGAATGGGCCGCGCGCGCGGCGCAGCTCAAGTCCAACGAAACCCCCAAGGCCGAGACGCTGCCCTTCGGCGCCGACCGCCTGGGTCGAGACGTGCTCGCGAAGGCCGCCAAGGGCACGCAGACCTCGGTGGTGGTAGGACTCGTGGGCGCGGTGATCGCCGCACTCATCGGCACGGTGCTCGGGGCGCTGGCCGGCTTCTTCGGCCGGCGTGTGGGCGACTTCCTCGAGTGGCTCTACAGCGTGTTCACCGCGATGCCCGACATCCTCTTGCTGTTGGTGATGGCGGTCGTCTTCGGGCGCGGCATCGGCAGCGTGGCGATCATCCTGGCGCTGGTTGGCTGGACGGGCGTGTACCGCCAGGTGCGCGCCGAATTCCTGAAACACTCGGCGCGCGACTACGTGCGCGCGGCCGAGGCCATCGGCGCGTCGGCCGGCTCGCGCATGTTCCGCCACATCCTGCCCAACGTGAGCCACGTGGTGCTGGTGCGCATGTCGCTGCTGGTGGTGGGCTTCATCAAGTTCGAGGTGATCCTGTCGTACCTGGGCCTGGGCGTGGGCGTCGACGAGGTCTCGTGGGGCACGATGCTGCAGGAGGCGCAGAGCGAGTTGATCCTCGGGCAGTGGTGGCAGCTGGTGGCGGCAACCGCCTTCATGGCGGTGTTCGTCACGGCGTTCTCGCTCTTCACCGATGCACTGCGCGATGCGCTCGACCCGAAACTGCGAGGCCTCGAATGA
- a CDS encoding ABC transporter ATP-binding protein — protein MSALLSLEDLRVSFRTGKANGVVQRFQAVGHGDDGVSFEVPENTTVALVGESGSGKSVTAMSVLNLLPDNAERSGAIRFQGRDLLQASLPELQALRGREIACVFQDPMSSLNPVFTVGHQLCEPLIKHLGLTPRQALTRAEALLHEVGLPDPKRRLGAYPHELSGGQQQRVMIAMAIACEPKLLIADEPTTALDVTIQRQILDVLAKLKQQHRMSMLFISHDLGVVGEIADHVVVMRSGTVREQGPVARVFAAPQDAYTKALLACRPTLAHRGARLPTIDDHIAGIATQTTAKPKEADAPVVIEATALRKSYWLRRGVFGRTEFKAVKGASFTLRRGHTLGVVGESGSGKTTMGLALLRLHDPNGGPTGGQVMFDGRDLLGLKRDELLPMRRRIQVVFQNPYASLNPRFTIGQTLVEPMRIHGVGASDTERQGRARKLLAKVGLDEAALYKYPHEFSGGQRQRVAIARCLTLDPEVLVLDEAVSALDVSVQAQVLNLLKDLQDELGLAYVFISHDLAVVRFMADEVLVMKDGEVVEQASVAQILDAPQQDYTRRLLAAVPRGLPRAAAA, from the coding sequence ATGAGCGCGTTGCTGTCGCTTGAGGACCTGCGTGTCTCCTTCCGCACCGGCAAGGCCAATGGCGTGGTGCAACGCTTCCAGGCCGTGGGCCATGGCGACGATGGCGTGAGCTTCGAGGTGCCCGAGAACACCACCGTCGCGCTCGTCGGCGAGTCGGGCTCGGGCAAGAGCGTCACCGCCATGTCGGTGCTCAACCTGTTGCCCGACAACGCCGAGCGCTCGGGCGCCATCCGCTTCCAGGGCCGCGACCTGCTGCAGGCGAGCCTGCCCGAGCTGCAAGCCCTGCGCGGCCGCGAGATCGCCTGTGTGTTCCAGGACCCGATGAGCTCGCTCAACCCGGTCTTCACCGTGGGCCACCAGCTGTGCGAGCCGTTGATCAAGCACCTGGGCCTGACGCCGCGGCAGGCGCTCACGCGGGCCGAAGCGCTGCTCCACGAAGTCGGCCTGCCCGACCCCAAGCGCCGGCTCGGCGCCTATCCGCATGAACTCTCGGGCGGCCAGCAACAGCGCGTGATGATCGCGATGGCGATCGCCTGCGAGCCGAAGCTTTTGATTGCCGACGAGCCCACCACCGCGCTCGACGTCACCATCCAGCGCCAGATCCTCGACGTGCTGGCCAAGCTCAAGCAGCAGCACCGCATGAGCATGCTCTTCATCAGCCACGACCTCGGCGTGGTGGGCGAGATCGCCGACCACGTGGTGGTGATGCGCTCGGGCACGGTGCGTGAGCAGGGCCCGGTGGCGCGCGTCTTCGCCGCGCCGCAAGACGCGTACACGAAGGCGCTGCTCGCCTGCCGCCCCACGCTCGCCCACCGCGGCGCGCGGCTGCCGACCATCGACGACCACATCGCCGGCATCGCGACGCAGACGACCGCCAAGCCCAAGGAGGCCGACGCCCCCGTGGTGATCGAGGCCACCGCGCTGCGCAAGAGCTACTGGCTGCGCCGCGGCGTGTTCGGCCGCACCGAGTTCAAAGCGGTGAAGGGTGCAAGCTTCACGCTGCGGCGTGGCCACACGCTCGGTGTGGTGGGCGAGTCGGGCTCGGGCAAGACGACGATGGGCCTCGCGCTCTTGCGCCTGCACGACCCCAACGGCGGGCCGACCGGCGGGCAGGTGATGTTCGACGGCCGCGACCTGCTCGGCCTGAAGCGCGACGAGCTGCTGCCGATGCGCCGGCGCATCCAGGTCGTGTTCCAGAACCCGTATGCCTCGCTCAACCCGCGCTTCACCATCGGGCAGACGCTGGTGGAGCCCATGCGCATCCACGGCGTGGGCGCGAGCGACACCGAGCGCCAGGGGCGCGCCCGCAAGCTGCTCGCCAAGGTGGGCCTCGACGAGGCCGCGCTCTACAAGTACCCGCACGAGTTCTCGGGCGGCCAGCGCCAGCGCGTGGCCATCGCCCGCTGCCTCACGCTCGACCCCGAGGTGCTGGTGCTCGACGAGGCGGTGAGCGCGCTCGACGTCTCGGTGCAGGCCCAGGTGCTCAACCTGCTCAAGGACCTGCAGGACGAGCTCGGCCTCGCCTACGTCTTCATCAGCCACGACCTCGCCGTGGTGCGCTTCATGGCCGACGAGGTGCTGGTGATGAAGGACGGCGAGGTGGTCGAGCAGGCGAGCGTGGCGCAGATCCTCGACGCGCCCCAGCAGGACTACACCCGCCGCCTGCTCGCCGCCGTGCCTCGCGGCCTGCCCCGCGCGGCCGCGGCCTGA
- a CDS encoding TetR/AcrR family transcriptional regulator: METKTERSELTLAAILDTSLAMAAADGLDSLTIGEVAKRLGLSKSGVFSRIGSREALQAAVIDEYGRRFLADVFTPAMREPRGLPRLNAIMRLWMQRARDIEIKMGCLYTAGAFEFDDREGPLRELLLTHVQRWRTALRRTVLQAVEAGHLDPELDPDQLVFELDGLFVTLMREARFLRDPRAADRAWTAYERIISSLQVPSRR, encoded by the coding sequence ATGGAAACCAAGACCGAACGCAGCGAACTCACCCTCGCCGCGATCCTCGACACCTCGCTCGCGATGGCCGCCGCCGACGGGCTCGACAGCCTGACCATCGGCGAAGTGGCCAAGCGCCTGGGCCTCTCGAAGAGCGGCGTGTTTTCGCGCATCGGCTCGCGCGAGGCCCTGCAGGCGGCGGTGATCGACGAGTACGGCCGGCGTTTCCTGGCCGACGTGTTCACCCCCGCGATGCGCGAGCCGCGCGGCCTGCCACGCCTCAACGCGATCATGCGCCTGTGGATGCAGCGTGCCCGCGACATCGAAATCAAGATGGGTTGCCTCTACACCGCGGGCGCCTTCGAGTTCGACGACCGCGAGGGCCCGCTGCGCGAGCTGCTGCTGACGCACGTCCAGCGCTGGCGCACCGCGCTGCGCCGCACCGTGCTGCAGGCGGTGGAGGCCGGTCACCTCGACCCCGAGCTCGACCCCGACCAGCTCGTCTTCGAGCTCGACGGCCTCTTCGTCACGCTGATGCGCGAAGCGCGTTTCCTGCGCGACCCGCGCGCCGCCGACCGCGCCTGGACCGCCTACGAGCGGATCATCAGCTCGCTGCAAGTTCCTTCCCGTCGTTGA
- a CDS encoding alpha/beta fold hydrolase has translation MTQPTLAPAAANPAAAFYAGLVARSLGAALRVSQSVAPAAATRLALRLFFTPMPLKLAARRRPLPAGWQVEHWPFEHGSMAVYRRRPEGEGERPTVLLVHGWAGSGQQMLALADTLHAAGLDPVLLDFPAHGRSAGWRATLPQFVRALWAVSARIGPLHGVVAHSLGALAAAHAAANGLPVQRLALLAPSPPPRLFLKWFAGSLGLGDGLPQRMGAWIERVEGVPLVRFDPEWVGPRVAQPTLVVHDEHDRVSPLAIGQRLAQALRGASLLTTQTLGHRRVLGDAAVAAAVTAHLQATPDGAVRPNGSEM, from the coding sequence ATGACCCAGCCCACCTTGGCCCCCGCGGCCGCCAACCCGGCCGCCGCGTTCTACGCCGGCCTCGTCGCCCGCAGCCTAGGCGCCGCTTTGCGGGTGTCGCAGTCGGTCGCGCCGGCCGCGGCCACGCGGCTCGCGCTGCGGCTCTTCTTCACGCCCATGCCGCTCAAGCTCGCGGCACGGCGGCGCCCGCTGCCCGCGGGCTGGCAGGTCGAACACTGGCCTTTCGAGCACGGGTCGATGGCCGTCTACCGCCGTCGCCCAGAAGGCGAGGGCGAGCGGCCCACCGTGCTGCTCGTGCACGGCTGGGCCGGCAGCGGCCAGCAGATGCTGGCGCTGGCCGACACGCTGCACGCGGCCGGCCTCGACCCAGTGCTGCTTGACTTCCCGGCCCACGGCCGCAGCGCCGGCTGGCGCGCCACGCTGCCGCAGTTCGTGCGGGCGCTGTGGGCCGTCTCGGCGCGGATCGGGCCCTTGCACGGCGTGGTCGCGCATTCGCTCGGGGCGCTGGCCGCCGCGCATGCTGCGGCCAACGGGCTGCCCGTGCAGCGGCTGGCACTGCTTGCGCCGTCACCGCCACCCCGGCTCTTTCTGAAATGGTTTGCGGGCAGCCTCGGCCTGGGCGACGGCCTGCCGCAGCGCATGGGAGCGTGGATCGAGCGGGTGGAGGGCGTGCCCCTGGTGCGCTTCGACCCCGAATGGGTGGGCCCGCGCGTGGCGCAACCCACGCTGGTGGTGCACGACGAGCACGACCGTGTCTCGCCGCTGGCCATCGGCCAGCGCCTGGCGCAGGCGCTGCGGGGCGCCTCGCTGCTGACCACGCAGACGCTCGGCCACCGCCGCGTGCTGGGCGATGCCGCCGTGGCGGCAGCTGTGACAGCGCACCTTCAAGCCACCCCAGACGGCGCCGTGCGACCAAACGGGTCAGAGATGTAA
- a CDS encoding pyrimidine utilization transport protein G has protein sequence MALFPEWRVKRPVPGIVVAPDERLPWPQTFAMGVQHVIAMFGATVLAPLLMGFDPNVAILMSGVGTLIFFFIVQGQVPSYLGSSFAFIGVVIAASGYAGKGPNLNLGVALGGIIACGVIYTLIGVLVHFTNVRHFRSSTIAGLEVDEVEQGQAVHWIERLMPPVVTGSVVAVIGLNLAGVPIKNMAPTSFDAWMQAITFVSVGLVAVYTRGMTQRLLILVGLIAASVVYAVLTNGFGLGKPIDFSAIAAAPLIGLPKFAAPVFSGEAMLLIAPVALILVAENLGHIKAVSAMTGRDLNPMLGRAFIGDGVATVVSGASGGTGVTTYAENIGVMAATKIYSTAMFVVAALIAIVLGFSPKFGALIQTIPLAVMGGVSIVVFGLIAVAGAKIWVDNQVDFSDNRNLIVAAVTLILGTGDFTLKFGGWSLGGIGTATFGAIALWALLGRKKPA, from the coding sequence ATGGCCCTCTTCCCAGAATGGCGCGTCAAGCGCCCCGTTCCCGGCATCGTGGTCGCCCCCGACGAGCGCCTGCCCTGGCCGCAGACCTTCGCGATGGGCGTGCAGCACGTGATCGCGATGTTCGGCGCCACGGTGCTGGCGCCGCTCCTGATGGGCTTCGACCCCAATGTCGCCATCCTCATGAGCGGCGTGGGCACGCTGATCTTCTTCTTCATCGTGCAAGGCCAGGTGCCGAGCTACCTGGGCTCGAGCTTCGCCTTCATCGGCGTGGTGATTGCCGCGAGCGGCTACGCCGGCAAGGGCCCCAACCTCAACCTCGGCGTGGCCCTCGGCGGCATCATCGCCTGCGGCGTGATCTACACGCTGATCGGCGTGCTGGTGCACTTCACCAATGTGCGCCACTTCCGCTCGAGCACCATCGCCGGGCTGGAGGTCGACGAGGTGGAGCAGGGCCAGGCGGTGCACTGGATCGAGCGGCTGATGCCGCCCGTGGTCACCGGCTCGGTGGTGGCGGTGATCGGCCTCAACCTGGCGGGCGTGCCGATCAAGAACATGGCGCCGACCTCGTTCGACGCGTGGATGCAGGCCATCACCTTCGTGAGCGTGGGCCTGGTCGCGGTGTACACGCGCGGCATGACCCAACGGCTCCTGATCCTCGTCGGCTTGATCGCCGCGAGCGTGGTCTACGCGGTGCTCACCAACGGCTTCGGTCTCGGCAAGCCGATCGATTTCTCGGCCATTGCCGCAGCACCCTTGATCGGCCTGCCGAAGTTCGCTGCGCCGGTGTTCAGCGGCGAGGCCATGCTGCTGATCGCGCCGGTGGCGCTCATCCTGGTGGCCGAGAACCTCGGCCACATCAAGGCGGTGAGCGCGATGACCGGGCGTGACCTGAACCCGATGCTCGGCCGCGCCTTCATCGGCGACGGCGTGGCCACGGTGGTGAGCGGAGCCTCGGGCGGCACCGGCGTCACCACCTACGCCGAAAACATCGGCGTGATGGCGGCGACCAAGATCTACTCGACCGCGATGTTCGTGGTGGCCGCGCTCATCGCCATCGTGCTCGGCTTCAGCCCGAAGTTCGGCGCGCTGATCCAGACCATTCCGCTCGCGGTGATGGGCGGGGTGAGCATCGTGGTCTTCGGCCTCATCGCGGTGGCGGGCGCCAAGATCTGGGTCGACAACCAGGTCGACTTCAGCGACAACCGCAACCTCATCGTCGCGGCAGTTACGCTCATCCTCGGCACCGGCGACTTCACGCTCAAGTTCGGCGGCTGGTCGCTCGGCGGCATCGGCACCGCGACCTTCGGCGCCATCGCGCTCTGGGCGCTGCTCGGCCGCAAGAAGCCGGCTTAG
- a CDS encoding PAS domain S-box protein, translating into MSEPPVSPHDLAAIIGRVQSRYIRAAPPREVFDPLLVDLLDCTGSEYGFIADVLHDEHGAPFLRMEVLTDISWNDATRAMVERHLRGGEGDALEFHNLGTLFGHAVRTGEVVISNQPGSDPRRGGGLPAGHPPMRAFLGVPLFHGGEMVGQLGLANRDGGYDQALVERLQPLFTSVAAIMGAVRAERARRAAEQALREQRAQLQATVDLAGVGIVELTLDGTPRMVNQRMCEMLGRSREAQMKLGTDQVTHPDDLPAEHTLRARLLAGEFPRYHCTKRYLHAEGHAVWVNANTTLVRKPDGRPDYFIVVAEDITERMQADAALRSSQQRFLDLVNSVDGIFWEADLEERRFTYVSDKAEAITGFAPARWMERAFWATRVHPDDRDRAVSEIIAVQLAGTPQSIEYRFIAADGRVLWMSSLVTVLQGDDGRRLLRGLIIDATALKQAEENQLAAQAALRANAAKTQFLSRMSHELRTPLNAVLGFAQLLALDTAHPLTPAQRARVDHISQAGSHLLAMINDVLDLSRIESGGVSLLPAVVPVYVVVSEAIALVVNAAAEAGVTIQVDRSARDLAAPTTCVRADHLRLRQVLVNLLSNAIKYNRPGGHVMLRWPVTPEGQVLLQVQDTGIGLSAAQQEHLFEPFNRLGIERSGIEGTGIGLVITQRLLQVMGGRLTVESTVGVGSCFTASLPEAQPVGALPVQAQA; encoded by the coding sequence TTGAGCGAACCACCCGTGAGCCCGCACGACCTCGCCGCCATCATCGGGCGAGTGCAGTCCCGCTATATCCGCGCGGCGCCGCCCCGCGAAGTGTTCGACCCGCTGCTGGTCGACCTGCTCGACTGCACCGGCAGCGAATACGGCTTCATCGCCGACGTGCTGCACGACGAACACGGTGCGCCCTTCCTGCGCATGGAGGTGCTGACCGACATCTCGTGGAACGACGCGACGCGCGCGATGGTCGAGCGCCATCTGCGCGGTGGCGAGGGCGATGCGCTCGAGTTCCACAACCTGGGCACGCTCTTCGGCCACGCGGTGCGCACCGGCGAGGTGGTCATCAGCAACCAGCCGGGCAGCGACCCGCGCCGGGGTGGTGGCCTGCCGGCCGGCCACCCGCCGATGCGCGCCTTCCTCGGCGTGCCGCTCTTCCACGGCGGCGAGATGGTGGGCCAGCTGGGCCTCGCCAACCGCGACGGCGGCTACGACCAGGCGCTGGTCGAGCGGCTGCAGCCGCTCTTCACCAGCGTGGCGGCCATCATGGGCGCGGTGCGCGCCGAACGGGCCCGCCGCGCGGCCGAGCAGGCCTTGCGCGAGCAGCGCGCGCAGCTGCAGGCGACCGTCGACCTGGCGGGCGTGGGCATCGTCGAGCTCACGCTCGACGGCACGCCGCGCATGGTCAACCAGCGCATGTGCGAGATGCTCGGCCGCAGCCGCGAGGCGCAGATGAAGCTCGGCACCGACCAGGTCACCCACCCCGACGACCTGCCCGCCGAGCACACCCTGCGCGCCCGGCTGCTGGCGGGCGAGTTCCCGCGCTACCACTGCACCAAGCGCTACCTGCATGCCGAAGGCCACGCGGTCTGGGTCAACGCCAACACCACGCTCGTGCGCAAGCCCGATGGGAGGCCCGACTACTTCATCGTGGTGGCCGAAGACATCACCGAGCGCATGCAGGCCGACGCGGCGCTGCGCAGCAGCCAGCAGCGTTTCCTCGACCTCGTGAACTCGGTCGACGGCATCTTCTGGGAGGCCGACCTCGAAGAGCGCCGCTTCACCTATGTGAGCGACAAGGCCGAGGCCATCACCGGCTTCGCGCCGGCCCGCTGGATGGAGCGTGCCTTCTGGGCCACCCGCGTGCACCCCGACGACCGCGACCGCGCGGTGAGCGAGATCATCGCGGTGCAGCTGGCCGGCACTCCGCAGTCCATCGAATACCGCTTCATCGCGGCCGACGGGCGCGTGCTGTGGATGAGCAGCCTCGTCACCGTGCTGCAGGGCGACGACGGCCGCCGCCTGCTGCGCGGCCTCATCATCGACGCCACCGCGCTCAAGCAGGCCGAAGAGAACCAGCTGGCCGCGCAGGCGGCGCTGCGCGCCAACGCGGCCAAGACGCAGTTCCTCTCGCGCATGAGCCACGAGCTGCGCACGCCGCTCAACGCGGTGCTGGGTTTCGCGCAGCTGCTCGCGCTCGACACCGCGCACCCGCTCACGCCGGCGCAGCGCGCGCGTGTCGACCACATCTCGCAGGCCGGCTCGCACCTGCTCGCGATGATCAACGACGTGCTCGACCTCTCGCGCATCGAAAGCGGCGGCGTGTCGCTGTTGCCCGCGGTGGTGCCGGTCTACGTGGTCGTGAGCGAGGCGATCGCGCTGGTGGTCAACGCGGCGGCCGAGGCCGGCGTCACGATCCAGGTCGACCGCAGTGCGCGCGACCTCGCCGCCCCCACCACCTGCGTGCGGGCCGACCACCTGCGGCTGCGGCAGGTGCTCGTCAACCTGCTCAGCAATGCGATCAAGTACAACCGCCCTGGCGGCCACGTGATGCTGCGCTGGCCGGTGACGCCCGAGGGCCAGGTGCTGCTGCAGGTGCAAGACACCGGCATCGGCCTGAGCGCCGCGCAGCAGGAGCACCTCTTCGAGCCCTTCAACCGCCTGGGCATCGAGCGCAGCGGCATCGAAGGCACCGGCATCGGGCTCGTCATCACCCAGCGGCTGCTGCAGGTGATGGGCGGGCGGCTCACCGTGGAGAGCACGGTGGGCGTGGGCAGCTGCTTCACCGCGAGCCTGCCCGAGGCGCAGCCGGTGGGCGCGCTGCCGGTGCAGGCGCAGGCCTAA
- a CDS encoding tripartite tricarboxylate transporter substrate binding protein produces the protein MSRSNAVPNLITRRRALAAGAALMATPAAWAQGAWPTAKPVRIVVPFAPGGTTDILARAMAPELSRAFGQQFIVDNKPGAGGNVGGDLVAKSPADGYTLLMGTVGTHGINQSLYPKMPFDPIKDFAPVTLVAGVPNVLVMNPARAEAAKINTVADLIQYARANPGKLNMASSGNGTSIHLSGELFKSMTGTFLVHFPYRGSGPALLDLIGGTMDLMFDNLPSAMPHIKAGKLKALGVTTAQRSAALPEVPTIAEAGVKGFEASSWFGLLAPAGTPADIVNRIQQEAAKSLGAPELKERLLAQGAIPSGMKPAEFAAYIAAETKKWEKVVKASGAKVD, from the coding sequence ATGTCACGTTCCAACGCTGTTCCAAACCTGATCACCCGCCGCCGCGCGCTGGCCGCCGGTGCCGCCCTGATGGCCACACCGGCCGCATGGGCGCAAGGCGCGTGGCCCACGGCCAAGCCGGTGCGCATCGTCGTGCCCTTCGCCCCCGGCGGCACCACCGACATCCTCGCCCGCGCGATGGCGCCCGAGCTGAGCCGTGCCTTCGGGCAGCAGTTCATCGTCGACAACAAACCCGGCGCGGGCGGCAACGTCGGCGGCGACCTGGTGGCCAAGTCACCCGCCGACGGCTACACGTTGCTCATGGGCACGGTGGGCACGCACGGCATCAACCAGTCGCTGTACCCCAAGATGCCCTTCGACCCGATCAAGGACTTCGCCCCCGTCACGCTGGTGGCCGGCGTGCCCAACGTGCTGGTGATGAACCCGGCGCGCGCCGAGGCCGCGAAGATCAACACGGTGGCCGACCTCATCCAGTACGCCCGCGCCAACCCCGGCAAGCTCAACATGGCCTCGAGCGGCAACGGCACCTCCATCCACCTCTCGGGCGAGCTCTTCAAGAGCATGACCGGCACCTTCCTCGTGCACTTCCCCTACCGCGGCTCGGGCCCGGCGCTGCTCGACCTCATCGGCGGCACGATGGACCTGATGTTCGACAACCTGCCCTCGGCCATGCCGCACATCAAGGCCGGCAAGTTGAAGGCTCTTGGCGTGACCACCGCGCAGCGCAGCGCGGCGCTGCCCGAGGTGCCCACCATCGCCGAAGCGGGCGTGAAGGGCTTCGAGGCCAGCTCGTGGTTCGGCCTGCTCGCCCCCGCGGGCACGCCGGCCGACATCGTCAACCGCATCCAGCAGGAAGCGGCCAAGTCGCTCGGCGCACCCGAGCTGAAGGAGCGGCTGTTGGCGCAAGGCGCCATCCCGAGCGGCATGAAGCCGGCCGAGTTCGCGGCCTACATCGCGGCCGAGACGAAGAAGTGGGAGAAGGTGGTGAAGGCGTCGGGCGCGAAGGTCGACTGA